Genomic segment of Synchiropus splendidus isolate RoL2022-P1 chromosome 4, RoL_Sspl_1.0, whole genome shotgun sequence:
CGTGTTCAGGGTGGAGCTTGACCTTGAAGAGATTCAAGATGTCGCctgaggagcagatgaagaaCAGTTGGTGCTGCTGTTGGCTCAGGCCTGCTGCCTAGCTAACTGCTTTCATTGGTAGAAAATGAAGTACATGCCAGTTAAACAAAAGAGTGAGGGTGTGATAATAGGAAATAATTCAGGAATGAGAAGAGCAGAATGACAGGTGCGATTAGAGAACACGTTTtggtgatggtggaggaggatgatttgtcaggaggaggagcaggaaaagGGAGCACCTTGtacgatgatgtcatcatccagGTAGATGACCCTGCGGTGTGGGATGGCGAGCAGCGGCAGGTAGAAACGCACAAAGTTGAGCTGAAGCATCAGAGGAGGGAGTTAGTCCAGGAGGAGAGTCCTGTCTGCTGACACCAAGCATCAGACTCACAGGATGCAGCAGGTCCGGTCTGGACGAGTCGGGCTTCACCTTCCCACGCAGCACCATGGGGTTAAACTCCAGGATCTTGTACTGGATGCCCTGCAGGGAGGTGGACTGGATGTAGTGCCTGGCAGGAAGATGAGAAGGACCGTGCAGCTTTTTATCATCCAGAGATGACACATTGTCTTTGTGAATGTTCACAGAAACAAGCGCCTTGTGCTTCTTTAAAGGGAATTGTCAttgttctgttgtgtttgtgctcaAGTTTCTCTTCGATTATTCACGTTGTTTAAGGGTAGATAGTGTTGTGCAATTCTTTAACTAAAACTGTATTGAAAAAGACATAACTAATGTTATATTAGAGTATTTTTAGGAACAGAACAAGGCACTGCAGGTGTGTTACCGAGTCAGAGCGACAGCGTCTCTCAGTGTGACGATGTAGAAGAAGACATCAGCGTCCGTGTTGCTGTAGATGCTGTTGATAGTTGCCATGGTGGCACCCAGACGCTCCTCTGAAGCACAGATAACCACAGAGACCACATCCTGGGCCGGCGTCTCGGTCGGAGCTTTTGCTGGGCTGTGGATGTTCTTCCACTTATCTGGACGTCAGACGATTCTCTATTGTCGAGTGAATGGATCCAGTGAATGAGTACTGGCAAGTACCTGAGAGTTTGGGCCGAGCCGAAGCTCCCAGAAACGTGTTGTGCAGCAGAAGGCACACCAGCACCACCAGCAGAACCAGGAGGACCCGCTGTACTGAGACACAGACACTTTTTCTCATGTCATTAGGTCATATTTTTGATTGAAGTTTGTGATCAGAAACAACTGAGGAATCTTCTGGAAACATCTGGTCAGAAACTGTTCTACAGCAAACTCTCTTTTGCTTAGTGCGGCAGTCCCTGGGTTCATGACCCTAGTCTTGACCAGCACGACCATAAAATCCCACTCACCAGCTTTGAGCTGgaccagagggagagagagagggggagagagagagagagagagagagagagagagagagagagagagagagagagaagatctCATCTGGATCCACTTGAAGGACGCATCTAACTCTCTGGTCTTAAAAACCAAACCCTCCATGCTGGCATTCAAACAACTTGGACTCATTTGAATGCCTGAATCGAACAGTAGGTTTGAGAGCAGCACAGGCTTGTTTAAAGTGAACATGGAGTGTGAGAAGTTTCCTgtaggcactccagtttcctcccagtcCACAGCATACAGAGATGAACTGATCTTAAATGTTTAGCAGTGTTTCTCCGACTCATTTCCACGTTGCATTCACACACAACAACTGCAACTGCAAATAAAACTTCTCTCTCTGCCCTCAAGTGTATCCGGGTTGTGTTTGCACCCAACATCTGGAACACATCTGCTGTAAATGTTGCACACAAAACTATCTCCACTCGTACAGGCTGCAGCTTTAAATGGACATATGAGACCGTTCAAGAAGAAGGCAAGACCTCGACTGAAGTGTATTTatccaaaataaatcattaacCCTTGGCCATGTAGATGGCATGCAAGATGATTTCTAGcatgatatttttatttttattggataTGTTACTGTGCAACAAGTATTCTCATGCCAGGAGTTTGAGGACCACAGGTTAGTCCAGGAACTATGAGGAATAGAAATGTAAAGAGGTGTTCTTACCAGACTGGAGGCTGCTGCGTCTCATTACGGCTGTTCCTCGTCCATGTTTGGAATCCTCTGAGGACCTCAGAGCCCTCCCCTGTCCCCTcaccctcccctctcctcccacCTTTCCTCCAGATGTGGCCTCAGCCAAGCCCTGGGTTATCTTGACTCAGCACTTGGAATCACAGCACTGATGGGAGACGGATCTGTGCATCAGTAAGAGACTTGacaatgaaatgaagtgaataACAAGGAGGTGAGTATGTTCAAATAAATAGTTTGGAATATGATTTAGAGCCAGAGCAACCTGTGCCAAACTTGGTTCATAGGTGTAAAGGTCTGACAAGGTAGATACACAAAGGGGGTTTGAAGGTCCACTAGTCAAGCAGCGACACACATGATCATTATTTGACTATCAAATCTGCAAGAAACATATGAAAAGCTGTGAAGACAAAAGATAGAAATATATGATGTTGACGCTGGATGGGTCCCAAATCCGTGGCCCGAGAGGGAGTTGAGGCCTTTCATGGCTGCCGACTGGACACTGGAGTTTAGTGACATCCCACCCGTTCAAGCAGCCCATTCCTCTTTTCGAGGTCACATATCTGGAATACTTTTCGGGGGAAGGACAGCCTCAGACTCCACCCCCTGCTGCCTCCAGGTAAATTTAGACTTCTGATGTGTACCATCCGTTTTGAGGGTTCGTTTTGGAAGCAAGATTTCAAGACGCATTTTAAAGAAAGTCAAGAATCCAGTCTTGTGGCACCAAAAATATCAgctcatttattaaaaatatgatacacatatacattgtttttaaaaaaacccTGAGGAGTCCATGTAAAAAACAGAGCAACTGTTCAACAGTTCAGTGTTTCGCAGGAAAGAGGTAAGCGGATGTCAGGAGGATGGTTGAGCTTTCTTCTGCACCAGAGATCCCAGatgttccagctgctgctcctggacgttctccagctcctccagagagCGTCGTAGCTGAGCCAGTTCCATcaggtgctgctgctcctcctgcatGTTTGAAGTCAGAAGAACACGACTGGACAATCAGATGTGGGGTTTGTTCTCCACAATATTATTTTCAGTCAACAGTTTCATTATTGTAATTTTCCATGGTCTTATTATTGACTGAATAAGACCATGGTTGATAGTGTCCCTCATTAAGAAAGACCACACTTGtatttaccgtattttccggactacagagcgcaccggaatattagccgcacccaccaaatctaagaaggaaaatggattttgttcatacataagccgcaccgctcaataagccgcgggtgcaccgttgctgtctgcgccacagaaaatgcatgaggatcacttctagcgatcctctagtactagttttgaaaacggggtccagtgtcgagactgactcatgaaacaatcttgccaatgttctgaactccagtcatgaactcctcacatcttatttacatttaaagtgttcagaaagcgctgttttcaccctccagtagatcgtctctgtcagcagagctgcggacacgcgggcgaaaacagcgcaatttgagcgctttaaaggtaaataaaacgcccgtgatgtcatcggtttgatgtgacgaagctcaatatttttgccagcaaagagcatgttcattagactctaaaaactcgggatgctccgagagacagagagagcactcagctgaagcagctgtcttcaacctctttcatgaaagttctcgctctggacggttgcaaacgtttcagattcaccgcgaacgctgcatctgacacacacaagactgcagcggattcggtcccggttgattccgtcttaaaacgacacctgagaaaggctgctcatctggcgcggtgaaattaatgattatttctcgggcaatatgcttcacgttctgaacgtcacgctcagaccggcgagtgtcgcgagtgaccgctggttcctgcagtttcactttcatgagcaccagaaaactctctgtgctccgtcaagtgctggtgttttaaatatcgtattgaattcgtggcgttgacgccctttaacgtgcttgtgctgcaggatgcaaacttgacatgacagactgaaaaaagcttccgcattagacacgccgttgccaagcgagtggcgagtcgggagggaggagcagacgcatcacaaaccgcgggcggtgcctcatcagaacggctgctgtcacatgtgaccggattttgtgaccagcaatgacaggcagtggtcggcattcacagatcacaaccagtTCAGCCATTCATAATCGgaggccgattgattggaatatccctgtaaaaatcaatatattagccgcatcgttttataagccgcagggttcagaccacgagaaaaaagtagcggcttatagtccggaaattacggtagtagTATTTCACAATATAGAGATGGAACAATATCTCACTTGTCTGTTGGTCAACTGTCCCTCGGGGTCAAGGAGCAATGCAGCTGTGGAGGTTTGAAAATTCGGGCCGGACATCAGGAGGCGATAGAACTCATCGTGTCGCcgctgcagctccttcagcttTCGCCGGAGTTGTGTCTCCTCCTCTGAGTGAAGTGGACGTCTGCCAGAGAGGCGATCATATAGTTAAACGGCTAATGGAGCTCAAGTGGGCGAAATTCTAATTCTGGCTGCTAGGTACAACGTTGGACCATTTGAATAACCCACTGAATGATAATACTTCTAGCTtatgttgtagtcaagaccaaactgaatacagaattaACAACTTGTTCCAATGAAAGGATTTCAGTTAAAgatttattttagaaaaaagCGAACCATTTCTCCATTCAAATCATtacttttgcagtaagaaataaatgtgtacgTCTATATGGCTAATAGTCTTATGCTTCTGTATCTGTGGCCAGTTTGGTCGCCCCCACATTCATATTAGTCTCTGTTTCCTCAGGTCTCTGAGACTTCAACACTACTTCTAGCACAGTATGTCCCAACCTAGTATCAAGACAGAGTTGAAAGAGTTTCTTCTATTTACTTCTTAGCTACTTCCActtccagctgcagctcctcacaCTTTGCTTGCAGCAGCTCGATTTTGTCCTGCAGTTTCTTTTCGCAGTTCTCAGTATACGTCCTTCTCTAGAACATAAACAAGACACAGAAGTAGGTTACATTTTGGAAAAGGTTCTAGCTTTTCCTAGGGTCCAAACCCCTCTGTAAGCACCAGTGTGTGAGTATATAAGGTTGTAACTGAGGCTGAGACTAAAAATGCTAATTTAACCGGTGAATTAACAACCAAGTGGCTGAAAGAAATGGGTCAAACAAACTTGCTGAATAAACAAGGTACCACAGGGGTCGATACTAGGACCACTGAGCTTTACTTTAAGGCACATTTAAGGTCCTCGGGCATCTAAACCCATTTGAGCTCCACATCTTGTGTCATGTGCATTGCTCTAGATTTAtgtgaagtgaaaacagctttTCCTGTGATCAATTTAGCGGCAGATACATGTAGAGGACTGGGGTGACTGGGGAGTATGGCCAAACTAGGTAAAGGTTGAATAGACTGACTTGCTGTGAGAAAATATGGGGAGAAGGGAAAAGACCAATGATGAAGAGCAACACACGGAGGAtgcatcacaaccttcttctgtgcCACTGACGCCCTCTTCATTCTCTCCTTGGCTTCCTCATATTTTTGTAGCAACTTTGCTTCCCTCTCCTTCAGCTTGTGCTTTTCCTCCAGCCACTCAATCTGTCGCTCCTCAACCAGcctgcaaagaaaacaaatttaGGGCTCAAGAAAAGTGTATTCAAACTGCAAAGACAGAATTGTACCTTTCTGCATGGTGTTGGCTCTTTTCAGTCTGAGCTCTGGTGGTCTTGAgctcctccatcactctgttGAGAGATTCCTTCAGCTGCTGGTTTtcctctgtcagctctgttttCAAGTGTGACAGAGTTGCCAACTGAACATGGAAGTCCTGGTTTTGCTGTTAAATTGGAGAAACGCAGGCCATCAGAATTGCAGCATCATTTGGCGCTGTTTTTACCTTCAATGCTTCAAAATTCAAAACCAAAAAGCTTTAGAAAACTCTTGAGGCGGTGCTTATTATGCTTTATTATTTTTGCGACGACTCAGGTGAGTTCAAGAGTCATATTATGGTACCTGCTGCAGGTCCAAAATATCTGCTTTCAGCTGTTCCGACTCCTGCAGCTGTGCGCTCTGCTGCTGTAGCTTTATCCTGTAAAAAAGCAACACAGCATAGTAGACAATGAATTGAAAAAGCTTCAGTGAGAGATGTGAAAATCCACCAAATAGCTGGCCTTGCCTAACCTGAGGCTTTGCACTTCCCGACGCACCAACTCCTCCCCTTGCTGCGCGTTTTTAAGTCGCTCTTCCCAATCCTCCTTCTGAGAAAGGTCTTCAGCGTCCTGTAGCGCCCTCTGTCGTTCTAGCGCAACAAGACGGCCTTCCAGCTCTATTCTGAGGAGGAAATATCCATTACAATAACCTGAGCACAGGTCTTCctcaaacatgaaaaaacacagtgttttttttttttttttgctcacttCTCCTCATGCAACACTGCGGCCTTTCGGATCTCCTCCTCACGCGCTGCCTGCACTTTCCTCACCGACGTGCGCTCACACTCCTTCAGAATCTCTTTATGACGTTCCGCTGATGATTTCAACAGATGCACATCTGCCTGCAGACCTGAGAGAAATGGTCACATGATCGCAGTCACCGGAGAACAGTCACCTTCTATTAGCTGTAGTGTCTGCACCTTCTATCTGACCCTGCAGCgcatctctctccctctccatctCCCCTCGGGAGCGGGCACACTCCAGTTTGACATTGGCCAACTCCAATTTGCTGGAATGCTTCAGGCTGTCAATCTGAGGAACAGAACATAAATACTATTAACTAACTATACAAATTCTGTTTAATGAGATTGTTTTGGTATTTTGCTACCTTGAAAACGGAACTATTTGGTCAGAATTCTTACAAGTAAAAAACAAGTGAAGATACAAGTGAAACAGAGTCCAAGATACAAatgttaaacataaaaaaaaaacatactaaaAAAGTACTAGCTAGTACTTCcacaaatgaatgacaaacagaaacaacagaaaaataaaacagagctAAAGACGTACCTGGCTGGTGAGAGCGTTGACCTCTCGTTCAGCTTTGTGCAACCGTGTGGTCAGTTTGTCGTTCTCCTCACGAGTGGTGTTAAGCTCTCTGTCCATCCTCTCCAGCCGCAGGCGCAACGACTGCCGCTCAGCCTGCAGAAAGAGAGTAAGCCCGGTCACGTCCACTCAGACACGCGCGACTGAAATCTAAATAATCACCTCTAAGGACTTGATCGTGGCTTGAGACTCTGATATCTGTCTGATTTGGATTCTCTGGACATTCTCATTCTGCTGGCCGTAGTTTTCTCTCTGTGCCCTGAGTTCGGCCGTCTCTGCCTCCAGAGCCTTCAGCCTCAGATGCAGCTGAGATTTCTCCCTCAAAAGAGCCTCCACTCTCTTGCCCTCGGTGACTAAATCAGTGCCGTGGTACTGGGCATGCAGATCCTCCAGGTTCTTCTCCAGATGAGAGATCTGTTGACACAAAGAAGCAGggttaaaaacacaacatcatGACAGCGAATCAGAGAACAGATCAGCACGACCAACCTCGGCCTCATAGCGAAGTTTTTGCTCTTCCAGCACATGCTCATGTTCGTCCCGCTGATGGTCAAACTCCGTCTTGAGGAAAATCAGCTCGTAGCGGACCTTGTTGTAATTGGTCCTGTACTTCTCGTTCtcctggaaaagaaaaacataaacatgtaaTGACAATAAACAACCTTGGGTGAGGTCCAGTTACGTTTTTTGACCTCTCAAAGTAACATAACAACTAAGACACATTAAGTATAAGTAGAAAACGCTGCAAAGTTACAGAATATTATCGAAAGTGTCACTCCCCAGGACAGCTGTCACAAATTCTTTACTTACTACCGTACACTACGAACACACTGGATGTTGCCCAAAAAGCACTGACCTCCTCCAACTTAGCGAAGCGCTCTCTCACTGGAGCTTCCATGTCAAGCTGCACTTGAGCTCGGAGCATCTCCAGTCGCTGAGGCGTCATCACCTAAACATAAAATCGTGTTACTAAATAAGCACTGCCTTCGACCAACAGGAGTTAAAACATGACCACCTTGAGCAATTCCATTTACCTGTAACCGAAGCTCCGACAGCTCCCTGTTTCTATCCAGCTGCTCAGTTCGCAGCTCAGCTATCAGAAGCTGCATGCTCTCGTGCTGTGCCTGTTTGTCCTTCAGCAGACGCTTCAACTCATTCTGCGCCAGAGTGAACTCATTCTGTAAACTGGAACATGAGATAATGTATAGGTCAAGCAACAATACAGTGTCTGACACTACGTTTGAGTCATAACACAAAAAGGTCAGCTTGATGAACACAATAATAATCTGGCTCCTCTTTCACTGTGACTTCTATCACAATTCAAAGCCTGATATTTCAATATGATTTGCAGTATAACGTCCTTTAAAATACACTGTAATAACCCATCTGCCGAGATTGAGAATGTAACAGATATGGGTGACCTGAGGCCACCCTCATCCACATGTTCTGGACCTGACACCAACTGGACTCATTTTGgaaaagtgttttccaaacattATCTGCAATCATCAAGAAGAACGTCATTCCAGACCCGTTGTTGGTTCTTTTTGGTACCACTGGAGAGGATGAGTATTTCTCggtgtttaaatgtttttgtcggTCTTGTTGGTATATACAGAGAGTTggtatatacatatttatatatatatatatatatatatatatatatatatatatatatatatatatatacagtggtacctcggttctcgaccacaatccattccagacggccgttcgagaagcaatttgtttgaaatctgaatcaactgttcccattacaattaatggagataatgcgttccaagccttaaaataggcttttgtgggagtgaatgtagagtgtctgctgcaggtgcgctgttcctctatgtgtgtggctgctgcatgtgggaggggttgcagagtgagtgacgtctctccagaagtgaagaggtgcacggtgcgtgtccagctctgaatgtgcgcttctgtgcagtttggctgtgacaaagtcataaaccaagtaacgctctgtcccagactcgcctcatccctgtcccagctccagcccacaacaggacatcaaaccctggagtgcgcgctccagcctcggaggtgtggagagcgagcacctgtgacactctaccacggtccagtgcggagacaggaaaggttttacacctcaatatggagaaaaaacagtcagtaaatgtagctaacgggacacgtcagaggctgcgttatacacaataacaaagcgcgtcgtggctcagctgatcggtccacacacgttatgttttttcctgcttatttcgggggcattcgagttctggattttcgttcgaaatccgaagcaaaaaaatctcatttttgtacgaactccgatttgttcgaattttgggacgttcgaaaaccgaggtaccactgtatataaatatattgtaaTCAACTCAGCGAGTAAATCCACTCCAATCCTATGCATCAAAAACATTTATACTGAACAGGAGTTACCTGGTATGTTCTGCCTTGAGGGTCTCATAGTTGGTCCGATGAGTTTCGCTCTTCATCCTCTCATCAGTAAGAAGCTTGTGCAGCTCAACGCCAGCATCCCCCAGGCCAGCAGACAGGCCGAGTAAAGGCACAGATGAGTCCATGTCAAGCTCTGGGTTGGAGGCTAAGGGCACCAGCTGTGGCAGCATGCTGGATGTCATCCTGGCATCGCCAGCACAGAAGCTCTGCGGTGAAGACATGAACAGGTGATGGGTCCTAGAATAGCTGACCAGCTCTCAGTCAGAAACAACGTGACTCTTCCTCGCTCCTGTGCAGGTGTGTGCTTTGTTGTGGTTAGTCTCCATGGCGGCTCTGAGAGGAGTCCCAAAGCCACTCGATATAAACCACCAACACTCAGCAGTCAGGATGAAGCAGTGCATCAATCTCGAGTGATGAGTTCACTGCCTTTCCCTGATGACTCGGTCTGTTGTGGTTACACGGGCTAATGCGGTCACAGCAATCACTCAATGTCGAGCACCATGAAGTGCATAATCGCCACATAACGTCTGCTGTTAATGTCTGTAAAGGTCCGCACAGGACAATATAGTGACAGACCCTCGGACACCCTTCAGGAACCTGAAGTGTTAGCGCTGCTTCTGCGGTCCGGACTCTCGTCGGCTATTTTGATTTTCAAATATCCCGCGACGGAACACGTCCTGCTGAAAAAGTCGTCTTGCTTCGATGGCGACATCAATAAGGCAATATAAACATGTAGTTAGACTTATATATTCGCACCTTAACAGCACAGTCGGTCCCTGAAACAAAGATATGCCGGAATGTTTACCGTTGTTTTCCCTTCTTAACGCTAAGCTAATTACGGCTAAGCTAACGATGACCGAACCGAGAATAGCAAGTCAACAACCAACGGTGAGCgagagcaacaaaaacaagccaCGTTCTATTTAAACACCGAGGAATACAACAAAAATGCATGTACCGTGAATTAAATACTTCTCATCTTGAGCCCGCCGGCGAACGTCAGGTCGTCCATAAACTACAAACTGTGGGATCATGGGACTTTTCTCCGGAGGAAGCGAACGCCTCCCGAGATGCGCAGACTACACCAAACTACGGTTAATTCCAACGTTGCATGGATTTACGACTCACTATCACATGCATATCCTTATCAATAAGTTAATAACGCCCCTGTGCCTTGAAATTGAAAGCTTTTACTTCCGTCGTGTCATGAATAAATTACACTCCTGTTACGATAAACCCAAACAAAAATACGGACGCAACCGATTATTGGAGTTTTATGATTTAATGTAACtgttattgaaatatatttaaaaaatgagtaaCCGTTTTGGAAGGATGTGAGAGCATGAATGTTCAATAAAAGTGGATCGCTTTCAGCTGCTTatcaacacaaacatgaaaatacatgtGGAACTGGAACTCTGATATGACAGTGAACTGTGTTGTGAATTCACCAAAGTATTTCAAAGAATACATTTAATACAAACAACTGacaaatacaatattttatatGGAGATGAGTATGAACAcagcaaattaaaaacaaaagattacAGCGAACAGAAATTGCTCTCCCTTAATAGCaggtttagaatatccttactataaaacagaaaaatagacATTAAGTGCTGCATAAGAAACACAGTTAAAGGTTTAATAAGGCTCAAGTGCATTACTAGTGGTTTAGATTACATTTGAATGGATAAAGGTGACAAAAAAGTAAGGATACGTTCATCTCTGGGCTCAGACTACGCAACATGACAAAGAAGCAATATTGACTGTGATTAATATGACATTTATAGTGCAAAGCTTTGAGTAGATTCCCATGGCTGTAAATCTGTGCATAGCTCAAATTGTAGAAAATGAAAGACAAGAcacaaatatttcagtgaaaagcttcagaccatgactCAGTGTTCGCTGAAAATTTTCAAAAACTGAAGCAATTCTTATGGAGGAATtataaaggggaaaaaaagaaacatttggtTTCATTGATTTATCAGTATGACTAAACTCGCAAGCTAACATCTGCaacttgagataaaaattataaaataaaaaatgaaatacgtGTGTGACGGAGCACCGTAAAGTTTTACATGAAACCACACATTAAATAAAACTCATTGAACTCAAATTCTCTCACAATCAAATAGCTTGAGAAAATATAAATACGCAAAATAATTTAGCTTAA
This window contains:
- the glt8d2 gene encoding glycosyltransferase 8 domain-containing protein 2; the encoded protein is MRRSSLQSVQRVLLVLLVVLVCLLLHNTFLGASARPKLSDKWKNIHSPAKAPTETPAQDVVSVVICASEERLGATMATINSIYSNTDADVFFYIVTLRDAVALTRHYIQSTSLQGIQYKILEFNPMVLRGKVKPDSSRPDLLHPLNFVRFYLPLLAIPHRRVIYLDDDIIVQGDILNLFKVKLHPEHAAAFASDCDLPSTHEMVRSIGMQTTYMGFLDYRKQEVKDLGINPSDCSFNPGVFVADLTRWKQQKITKLLETCMEENFRLNIYSSAMAGGVATPPMLIVFHNKYTKLDPRWHVRHLGWSPDARYPDSVLKEAQLLHWNGPFKPWKYPAVHSDLWEKWFIPDPSGRFLLDRPESDR
- the cep83 gene encoding centrosomal protein of 83 kDa, producing the protein MTSSMLPQLVPLASNPELDMDSSVPLLGLSAGLGDAGVELHKLLTDERMKSETHRTNYETLKAEHTSLQNEFTLAQNELKRLLKDKQAQHESMQLLIAELRTEQLDRNRELSELRLQVMTPQRLEMLRAQVQLDMEAPVRERFAKLEEENEKYRTNYNKVRYELIFLKTEFDHQRDEHEHVLEEQKLRYEAEISHLEKNLEDLHAQYHGTDLVTEGKRVEALLREKSQLHLRLKALEAETAELRAQRENYGQQNENVQRIQIRQISESQATIKSLEAERQSLRLRLERMDRELNTTREENDKLTTRLHKAEREVNALTSQIDSLKHSSKLELANVKLECARSRGEMERERDALQGQIEGLQADVHLLKSSAERHKEILKECERTSVRKVQAAREEEIRKAAVLHEEKIELEGRLVALERQRALQDAEDLSQKEDWEERLKNAQQGEELVRREVQSLRIKLQQQSAQLQESEQLKADILDLQQQNQDFHVQLATLSHLKTELTEENQQLKESLNRVMEELKTTRAQTEKSQHHAERLVEERQIEWLEEKHKLKEREAKLLQKYEEAKERMKRASVAQKKRRTYTENCEKKLQDKIELLQAKCEELQLEVEVAKKRPLHSEEETQLRRKLKELQRRHDEFYRLLMSGPNFQTSTAALLLDPEGQLTNRQEEQQHLMELAQLRRSLEELENVQEQQLEHLGSLVQKKAQPSS